The genomic window GTTCGTTTTATTCAGACACAgtgacatttaattttgtaatgtatataaGCCCATGCTATGGGAACAGACTCGTAATACACCGAATGCGTGATGAGATTATAGTGACATATAGCTTGACTTTGATTCAGAAAAAGAGCAAGGTCTGGTCCAAAATTCAATTCGgtgtcaatataaatatatagtctGCTCTGGTCAATGTCCAGACAAAGATTGTCAAACTTAGCGGTAAAACACATAAAGCAAAACCAAATAAATACAAACCAACCAAATTCAATCTGACACAAACAACCAATAAAAACCAAGATCACAAATATCCACTGACCAACTCATGATCGAGTACTGCCCTAATGGTATATGTACAGGtgtatgcattaaaaaaatggggggatctaacttttttatttgtgtACTGTTAAGTTGTATTAATtacaataactttatttattcaaatcaacaattttcatACTCTTACACTATCAATGATCGGGATCGGGATTTCGATATCATTGGAAAATGTCACTGTACACGTCATTTTCTGGTTAGAgtacaaaaaataacaatggCGACTGCAGCTCTGCAGAACGACCTGACAACTTGTTCTATTtgctttgaaaaattcaaaacgccGAGGATTTTACCTTGCTCGCATGTATTTTGTCAGAGTTGTATTTCATCGTATATAGTGAGCTCATGTGAATCTAAAGAGGCTCCAGTGGGATTTTCCTGTCCCCTGTGTAGGGAATTTGTTCCATCACCAGTTGCTGACGGACAACCAGGAAGATGGGCAGAAAGTTTGCCCATTTGTGAAATTATCGAAAAATTGGTGAAACTCGGTGATCTAAAATTGTGCCAATCGTGTTACCGAGACAATGAAGAAGAAGAAGCTGCAAATATGTGCGTCACATGCGATGAGCCAATTTGTGAAAACTGCACAAAATACCATAAACGAATATTGACGACAAGAACGCACCTTATAATTCCTCTTAATGAACCTAGCAGAGCTCTACAATTCAtcaaatctttaaataaaaacgaTAGATGTCCCAAACATCCTAATAAAGAAGTCGAGTTATACTGCAATCAGCATCGAAAACCTTGTTGTGCTCTCTGTGCCGGTGAAGAGCATAGAAAATGCTCCGACCTGGAGACCATAAAGTCAGCTGCCGAGAATACAAAGAAAGTGAAAGTTTTGAAAGAATTacgtgaaaaaataaacaaatttgaacAGAATCTGCTTACTCTCAAAATGAGACACGAAGAAAATCTAACAGAGATAGAAAACAAGTCTGATAGCATAAAAGAAGAAACTAGAAGACTCCGTCAGGAAATGAACGATCATCTTGACAAGATTGAGAGTGCACACATGAATGAGTTAGTTGACGTAACTAAAAAAAGTAGGGACATGTTGAATAAGCGCATTGATTCTGTATCAGATAGGATACACTTCAGCAGACACTGTATTCAGAGACTTCAAAACCTAGAGGGTGCGAGTGATGCCTGCTTTATGAAGGAATACCACCTTGTCAGAGAAAGCTTTAAATCACTGGAAAGACAAAGAATCAAAGGCCATGAATTAAAGCTAGAAATAAACATACCTGAAGAACTTAAGGTATTTGGAAATCTTAAACACTTCTATAAAATTCAAGTGCCACAATCGGAGTTACATCTGAcaaggagaaaagatgtcagTAAGATTTCCCTTTCCCTCGTATATGACTTTAAACTACCTTGGACCATCATTCACAGTGGAACTTTACTTTCTGATGGAACCATTTTGCTTGCTAATTTCAACTGCCCTGACATCGGATTTTTGATGTTGAGATTGAGATTAAACACATGCGAAATAGTAAAGATAATTCCTTCTTTCGATTTTTTCTTCGACGTGTTGCACATAGGGAATGAATTTTATGTTACAAACCATAGCAAAAGTAATGTGATGGTTATGTCAAGCGATACCTTTAACATGGTAAGAGAAATCAAAATACTCACTGGTTTTAGACCTTAT from Magallana gigas chromosome 9, xbMagGiga1.1, whole genome shotgun sequence includes these protein-coding regions:
- the LOC136271815 gene encoding E3 ubiquitin-protein ligase Trim36-like, with protein sequence MATAALQNDLTTCSICFEKFKTPRILPCSHVFCQSCISSYIVSSCESKEAPVGFSCPLCREFVPSPVADGQPGRWAESLPICEIIEKLVKLGDLKLCQSCYRDNEEEEAANMCVTCDEPICENCTKYHKRILTTRTHLIIPLNEPSRALQFIKSLNKNDRCPKHPNKEVELYCNQHRKPCCALCAGEEHRKCSDLETIKSAAENTKKVKVLKELREKINKFEQNLLTLKMRHEENLTEIENKSDSIKEETRRLRQEMNDHLDKIESAHMNELVDVTKKSRDMLNKRIDSVSDRIHFSRHCIQRLQNLEGASDACFMKEYHLVRESFKSLERQRIKGHELKLEINIPEELKVFGNLKHFYKIQVPQSELHLTRRKDVSKISLSLVYDFKLPWTIIHSGTLLSDGTILLANFNCPDIGFLMLRLRLNTCEIVKIIPSFDFFFDVLHIGNEFYVTNHSKSNVMVMSSDTFNMVREIKILTGFRPYGLAKWNDFIFVACESAILKYSLDGQLIRKYSVEDETIYVTVTGLGHIVFSNAIKDTVTCINEAGRIQWVYKSSLLKNPQSVDRDEFDNLYVSGSGSNNILILSSDGELINYFELIPCPYFIKIWKDIGMCCVCSKKRKIKVFEIK